The sequence GTCGACGAGGTCCAGGGGGGCGTGGAAACCCTCGTCGGCCAGCCGCATCTTCGTGTAGTGCGGTCGCTCGTCGGTGATCCAGCCGGTGTCGACCGCCGTCATGAGGATGCCGTCGTCGAGCATTTCCTTGGAACTGGTCCGCGTCAGCATGTTCAGCGCTGCCTTCGCCATATTGGTGTGCGGATGCCCTGGTCCTTTGTATGCCCGGCTGAATTGACCTTCCATCGCCGAGACGTTCACCACGTACTTGCGCCGGGCGGCGGCCGCCGCCATTGCGGGTCGCAGCCGGGATACCAGGATGAACGGCGCTACCGAATTGCACAATTGCACTTCGAGTAGCTCGATCGGATCGACCTCCTCGACGGTCTGGACCCAGCTGTTCGTGTGCGCGAGATCGGGCAGGAGACCCCCTGCGTCGATGGCGAGACCCTGCGCGATCCGATCGGGGGAGGCGGACTTGGCCAGGAGTGCGAGGGAGCTGACGGATTCCGGTGCCATCGCCGCACCGGCCATGGCCGACACGTCGGACAGGGAGCCGGCCAAAGCCGCCGGGTGCGCGTCGCTGGTCTTTCCGAAGGTCAGGACGTCGGGAAGAACACCGGCGGGCAGGGCGCCTGATTCCGCGTCCGCCAGCGCGCTGTAGGCGCCGGGGGAGCGCCGCACCGTCTGGGCGGCGTTGTTGATGAGAATGTCGAGGGGGCCCTGGGCGGCAACGGAATCGGCGAGAGCGACCACCTGCGCGGGATCGCGGAGGTCGATACCCACCACCCGCAGACGGTGGATCCAGTCGGCGCTGTCCTCCATCGCCTTGAACCGTCGGATCGCGTCGTTGGGGAACCGTGTGGTGATCGTGGTGTGCGCGCCGTCGCGGAGCAAGCGCAGCGCAATGTACATCCCGATCTTGGCGCGACCACCGGTGAGGAGCGCCCGGCGTCCCGTGAGGTCGGTGCGTGCGTCCCTCTTCGCGCGGCTCTTCCCGGCGCAGTCGGGGCACAGTTGGTGATAGAACGCGTCGACCCGCGTGTACCGCTGTTTGCAGATGTAACAGGGGCGGGGACGGATCAGCGTGCCCGCGGTGGCGCCCTCGGCGTTCGACGTGAGCGGAATGCCGGCGGTCTCGTCGTCGATCCGATCAGGCGACCCGGTCGCCGTGGCGGCGACCACCCGGCGGTCCGCCTCGGCGACGGCATCCCGGGCTGCGAGTCTGCGCCGCTTCTTCAGCTTCTTGAAGAGATGGCCCACGGCGCGCTGCACGGTGACCGAATCAGGGTCGGATTCGTCCAGACTTGCGGCCTGATCGAGAACCCGCAAACAGATCTCCAGATCTGCCGGATCGATTGCCGTCGCTGTTTCACCCATCGAACTTCGCCCTCTCACGAAGAAGGCCCCGGTTCGATGAACCGGGGCCTTTTCGTCTGTCTCAACTCAGAGTGTCCGAGGGGGGACTTGAACCCCCACGTCCGTTAATAGGACACTAGCACCTCAAGCTAGCGCGTCTGCCATTCCGCCACTCGGACTCGCACCCTTTTCCTGGGCGCTGGGAAAGACTATCCGATGAAGCGCCACGGCCCAAATCGCCCCTTTCACCTGAGCGTTTCCGGTGGCGCGGTGGTAGGAAAGTGAAGTGCCGACTACACAGGAAACGCCAGGCCGGGGTCGCGCCGAAGCCGAGGTCGTCGAGCTCGTCAGCTCATTGATCCGCTTCGACACGTCCAACACCGGGGAACTCGCCACGACCAAGGGTGAGCGTGAGTGCGCGGAGTGGGTCGCCGCTCAGCTCCAGGAAGTGGGATACGAGACGGAATACGTCGAATCGGGGGCGCCGGGACGCGGGAACGTCTTCGCAAGGCTGAAGGGGTCGGACCCCACCCGTGGTGCGCTGATGTTGCACGGTCACCTCGACGTCGTGCCCGCCGAGCCCGCCGATTGGCGCGTCCACCCGTTCGCCGGCGCCGTCGAGGACGGCTACGTGTGGGGCCGCGGCGCCGTCGACATGAAAGATATGGTCGGCATGATCCTGGCGGTGGCCCGCCAGTTCAAGGCCGAGGGAATCGTTCCGCCGAGGGATCTCGTGTTCGCGTTCGTCGCCGACGAGGAGGCCGGGGGCAAATATGGCTGCCAGTGGCTCGTACAGAATCGTCCCGACCTGTTCGAAGGTGTCACCGAAGCCGTCGGCGAGGTCGGTGGGTTCTCGCTCACCGTTCCGCGCCCGGACGGCACCGAGCGACGGCTGTATCTGGTCGAGACCGCGGAAAAGGGTCTCGGCTGGATGCGTCTGACGGCCAAGGGCAGGGCCGGGCACGGCTCGTTCCTGCACACCGACAATGCCGTCACCATTCTCGCGCAGGCAGTCGCCCGCCTGGGTGCGCACACCTTTCCGCTGGTCATTTCCGATTCGGTCGCCGAATTCCTCGCCGCTGCAGGCGAGGAAACGGGCCTCGATTTCGATGCGACGTCGCCCGACCTCGACGGCACCCTGGCGAAACTGGGCAGTATCGCCAATATCATCGGCGCCACGCTGCGGGACACCGCGAACCCCACCATGCTGTCCGCCGGCTACAAGGCCAACGTCATCCCGCAGACCGCGGAGGCCGTGGTCGATTGCCGCATCCTGCCCGGTCGGCAGGCCGAGTTCGAGGCCACCGTCGACGAGCTGATCGGGCCCGACGTGCAGCGGGAGTGGATCACCAACCTCGACTCCTACGAGACGACGTTCGACGGTCACCTGGTGGACGCCATGAACGAGGCGATCCTCGCGCACGATCCCGGTGCGCGGACCGTGCCGTACATGCTGTCCGGCGGCACGGACGCCAAGGCATTCGCCAAGCTGGGTATCCGATGTTTCGGCTTCGCACCGCTGCAGCTGCCCCCCGACCTCGACTTCAGTGCCCTGTTCCACGGCGTCGACGAACGGGTACCGGTAGACGCACTACTGTTCGGAACGCGTGTGCTGGAGCACTTTCTGCTCCACAGCTGATCCATCGCCCATTCGCGACAAGAGAGGAACCGCATGTCCTACGACCCGTACGAAGCACTTCCCGACCTGCCGAGTTTCGAGCTGACCTCCGCCGACGTCACCGACGGGCAGCCGCTGAAGAAGGATCAGGTCAGTGGAATCATGGGAGCCGGCGGCTTCGACAACTCGCCACAGCTGTCGTGGTCGGGATTTCCGCCCGAGACGAAGAGTTTCGCGGTCACCGTGTTCGACCCGGATGCGCCGACCGCCTCGGGTTTCTGGCACTGGGTAGTGGCGAACATCCCGGCGGACTGCACGTCTTTGGTGAACGGTGCCGGTGACGACGACGGTACCGGGCTCCCGAATGGCGCGATCCAGCTGCGGAACGACGCCGGGCAGCGCCGCTTCATCGGGGCCGCCCCGCCCGAGGGTCACGGCCCGCACCGCTACATCGTCGCTGTCCATGCTCTGGACGTCGACACCCTCGACGGCGTGAGCGAGGATTCCACTCCGGCATTTCTGGGATTCAACCTGTTCTCGCACGCCATCGCCCGGGCGAGGATCACCGGCACCTACGAGCAGTAGGTCAGACAGCAGCAGGTCGGAAATCGGTGGCCGGCGACTTCTCTCCAGGGTCGCCGGCCACCGGTCGTCGAGGCACCCGTGTCAGCGGACTACTCCCGCGCCCACCGCGTCCGCGATGCTGTCGAAGCCGGCGTCGCGGACCTTGCGCGCCAGCCCCTTGTGGATACGGCGCGCCCAGAACGGTCCGCCGTAGATGAAACCCGTATACCCCTGGACCAGCGAGGCCCCGGCCAGGATGCGTTCCCAGGCCTGCTCCGTGGTCTCGATCCCGCCCACCGAGATCAGCACCAGCCGATCGCCGACGCGCGCGTGCAAGCGGCGCAGCACTTCGAGGGACCGTTCCGCGACCGGTGCGCCCGACAGCCCGCCCGCCCCGATCGCGGTGACCTCGGCTTTCGGGGTCCGCAGGCCGTCGCGCCGGATGGTGGTGTTGGTGGCGACGATCCCGGCCAAGCCCAACTCGACCGCGAGATCAGCGACGGCGTCGACGTCGTCGTCCGACAGGTCGGGGGCGATCTTCACCAGGACGGGAACGCTGACGGTCTCCTGAACTGCGCGAAGCAACGGCCGCAGCGACTCGACAGCTTGCAGGTCGCGTAGTCCCGGTGTGTTGGGTGAACTGACGTTGACTACCAAGAAATCGGCAAGGGGCCCGAGAAGCCGCGCACTTGCTGTGTAGTCGGCGGGCGCTTCAGCCGCGTCGACGATCTTGGTCTTGCCGATGTTCGCACCGATCGGAACACTCGCGCGTCGCTGCCGGAGATGGTTCGCGGCATTGCCTGCGCCGTGGTTGTTGAACCCCATTCGGTTGATCAGGGCGCGGTCGGCGGGCAGCCGGAACAAGCGGGGAGCTGGGTTGCCAGGCTGAGCCTGCGCCGTCACGGTTCCCACCTCGGCGAAACCGAATCCGAGGGGACCCCACGCGTCCACACCGGTGGCGTCTTTGTCGAAGCCGGCGGCCAGTCCCAGCGGGGCGGGGAAGTCCAGTCCGAACACGGTGTTCTTCAGCACCGGATCGTTGACCACGAGGACCTTGCCGACCAGCTGGCGCAGCGGGGTGACGCCTGTCGCGAGGCGCATCGCCGTGAAGGCCAGATGATGAATGCGCTCCGGGGGAACGAGGAACATCAGCCGCAGGAGCAGGTGATACAACGGGATCTCCCTAGATAGCCGGGTCGGGAACATGGTGGGTGGTCTTTCGTCGTTTGAGCAGCACGCGCCGGCTGCCGTCGGAGTACAGCCGCACGCGCGAGAGCTCCCAGCCACCGAACTCCGCCTGTATGGCGAGTCTCATCGACGCACTGACGCGGGTGACGTCCGGTGGCAACCGCAGCGGCACGTACTCGAAGTCTTCGGACTCGATTTCCCAGCCGGAGGGGAGACGGCGTGAATGCGACGACATCTATGAGCTCCTCGTCGGTATCTGCTGCAACCCGTCACCCGTGCCGGAACCGATGAGTAGATCACCGCTGACGGTGTCCACCGCGATCGAGTTGGGCTGGCGGACCGTGGGATAGCGTGCGGTTTCCACCCCGACCCCGCTGGCGAGGTCATAAGCGACCACCTCGTTCGTACCGGTCGACGTGACCCACGCCCGGTTGGCCTCGTCGTCGTAAGCAACGCCGTATGGCGCATCTCCCGCCGGAAACCGCTGGCGCAGCATCAAAGTGTCCGTCGTATACGCCAGCAACTCGTCCCCGGCCGTATCGGTCACCAGAATGCGACCGAAGTGATCGGTGGTGAGTTGAGTCGCACCTTCACCGGCGCGGAGAGCGGCACCGAGGGAGGACTTCGGAATGTCGACTTCCGTGACGGAAGTTTGACCGCGGTCGAGTGCGGTGAGCGACTCGCCGACCACGGCCAGCGCATCTACCGAGGTCAGTCCGTCGATCACTTGTGACTCGGCGCCCTCGCTGCCGGCGATGTGAATTTCGCCATTGCCGAGTCCTACGGCCAGCCGTCCGTCGGGCAGTTGCGCCACCGACCGGACGTCCCCGTCCGCAGGGACGGAGTCGAGCTCGGCGGATCGAAGGTCCAGCCGTCCCACCTGGCCATTCATGGCGAGCAGTGCAGTTCCGCCGGGGGCGAGGGACACCTGGGTCACGGGCTCGTTCAACCGAATCGAACGCGGTGCGGCGCCGAGGTCGCCGCCGGCGAACAGAAGAACTTCCCTCCGGTCGCCGACCAGGACGACGGTGGTACGCGTGTCGGGGTCGATTGTGACCGACTCGATAGGTTGCCCGATCGGATGGACGACACCGGCAGGCGTTGTGGCCTGTGCGGGTGACTGAGCTGCACTGGCCGGCGCGATAGTGACTGCCTGATCCTCGTCGTTGCTCGAAGAACAGCCCGTGACCAGCAAAAATGCCGCTCCGACGCACGACGCGACGACGCGCGCTCCAGGTCTGCCCATGCGCTGCTCCTCGGGTTTCTCTTCTAT comes from Rhodococcus oxybenzonivorans and encodes:
- a CDS encoding SDR family NAD(P)-dependent oxidoreductase, which translates into the protein MGETATAIDPADLEICLRVLDQAASLDESDPDSVTVQRAVGHLFKKLKKRRRLAARDAVAEADRRVVAATATGSPDRIDDETAGIPLTSNAEGATAGTLIRPRPCYICKQRYTRVDAFYHQLCPDCAGKSRAKRDARTDLTGRRALLTGGRAKIGMYIALRLLRDGAHTTITTRFPNDAIRRFKAMEDSADWIHRLRVVGIDLRDPAQVVALADSVAAQGPLDILINNAAQTVRRSPGAYSALADAESGALPAGVLPDVLTFGKTSDAHPAALAGSLSDVSAMAGAAMAPESVSSLALLAKSASPDRIAQGLAIDAGGLLPDLAHTNSWVQTVEEVDPIELLEVQLCNSVAPFILVSRLRPAMAAAAARRKYVVNVSAMEGQFSRAYKGPGHPHTNMAKAALNMLTRTSSKEMLDDGILMTAVDTGWITDERPHYTKMRLADEGFHAPLDLVDGAARVYDPIVQGEQGVDLHGCFLKDYEPSPW
- a CDS encoding M20/M25/M40 family metallo-hydrolase, which codes for MPTTQETPGRGRAEAEVVELVSSLIRFDTSNTGELATTKGERECAEWVAAQLQEVGYETEYVESGAPGRGNVFARLKGSDPTRGALMLHGHLDVVPAEPADWRVHPFAGAVEDGYVWGRGAVDMKDMVGMILAVARQFKAEGIVPPRDLVFAFVADEEAGGKYGCQWLVQNRPDLFEGVTEAVGEVGGFSLTVPRPDGTERRLYLVETAEKGLGWMRLTAKGRAGHGSFLHTDNAVTILAQAVARLGAHTFPLVISDSVAEFLAAAGEETGLDFDATSPDLDGTLAKLGSIANIIGATLRDTANPTMLSAGYKANVIPQTAEAVVDCRILPGRQAEFEATVDELIGPDVQREWITNLDSYETTFDGHLVDAMNEAILAHDPGARTVPYMLSGGTDAKAFAKLGIRCFGFAPLQLPPDLDFSALFHGVDERVPVDALLFGTRVLEHFLLHS
- a CDS encoding YbhB/YbcL family Raf kinase inhibitor-like protein, with product MSYDPYEALPDLPSFELTSADVTDGQPLKKDQVSGIMGAGGFDNSPQLSWSGFPPETKSFAVTVFDPDAPTASGFWHWVVANIPADCTSLVNGAGDDDGTGLPNGAIQLRNDAGQRRFIGAAPPEGHGPHRYIVAVHALDVDTLDGVSEDSTPAFLGFNLFSHAIARARITGTYEQ
- a CDS encoding quinone-dependent dihydroorotate dehydrogenase, which encodes MYHLLLRLMFLVPPERIHHLAFTAMRLATGVTPLRQLVGKVLVVNDPVLKNTVFGLDFPAPLGLAAGFDKDATGVDAWGPLGFGFAEVGTVTAQAQPGNPAPRLFRLPADRALINRMGFNNHGAGNAANHLRQRRASVPIGANIGKTKIVDAAEAPADYTASARLLGPLADFLVVNVSSPNTPGLRDLQAVESLRPLLRAVQETVSVPVLVKIAPDLSDDDVDAVADLAVELGLAGIVATNTTIRRDGLRTPKAEVTAIGAGGLSGAPVAERSLEVLRRLHARVGDRLVLISVGGIETTEQAWERILAGASLVQGYTGFIYGGPFWARRIHKGLARKVRDAGFDSIADAVGAGVVR
- a CDS encoding DUF5703 family protein is translated as MSSHSRRLPSGWEIESEDFEYVPLRLPPDVTRVSASMRLAIQAEFGGWELSRVRLYSDGSRRVLLKRRKTTHHVPDPAI
- a CDS encoding YncE family protein, producing MGRPGARVVASCVGAAFLLVTGCSSSNDEDQAVTIAPASAAQSPAQATTPAGVVHPIGQPIESVTIDPDTRTTVVLVGDRREVLLFAGGDLGAAPRSIRLNEPVTQVSLAPGGTALLAMNGQVGRLDLRSAELDSVPADGDVRSVAQLPDGRLAVGLGNGEIHIAGSEGAESQVIDGLTSVDALAVVGESLTALDRGQTSVTEVDIPKSSLGAALRAGEGATQLTTDHFGRILVTDTAGDELLAYTTDTLMLRQRFPAGDAPYGVAYDDEANRAWVTSTGTNEVVAYDLASGVGVETARYPTVRQPNSIAVDTVSGDLLIGSGTGDGLQQIPTRSS